DNA sequence from the Shewanella piezotolerans WP3 genome:
GCTTACTGGCGCTAAATAGTTACGAAAACCGCGTCTATCAGTTTCGTTGTGATAGAGGACAACGCTATGTCGTGAAGTTTTATCGCCCGGAGCGCTGGACAGATCAACAGATCCAAGAGGAGCATGACTTCTCCGCTGCATTGACCGAGCAAGAAGTACCTATTGCGACTCCCGTCATCATTGATGGCCGTTCATTACATGAATTTCAAGGGTTTCGGTTTGCACTCTTTCCCTCTATTGGCGGCCGTGCTTTTGAGGTGGATAATCTGGACCAGTTAGAGTCCGTTGGGCGTTTTATCGGGCGTATCCATCAATTTTCTAAGCAGGCTGATTTTGTCTCTCGTGATACCCTCTCGCCGCAGTTATTGGGCGATGAGTCGTTAAAGTGGCTAAAAGAGTCTGGGCATATTCCCTCTGGATTAGCCTTGCCCTATTTCACTGTAGTCGAGCAGATCCTCGAAAAGGCTAGCGCAATGTGGCAGCCCAAGCACTACAAAAATATTCGACTACACGGTGACCTGCATCCAAGCAATATATTATGGACGCCGCAAGGCCCTGGTTTTGTGGATTTAGACGACGCCAAAATGGGACCAGCAGTGCAAGATATTTGGATGATGCTCGCTGGGGATAGACCACAGCAGATTTTACAGTTAGAGGTGCTGCTAGAGGCTTATGAGGAATTTTGTGAGTTTGATACCCGAGAGCTACAACTGATTGAACCTCTGCGGGCGATGCGAATGCTGCATTACAACGCATGGCTGAGTCGTCGTTGGGCAGACCCTGCATTCCCTATGAATTTCCCCTGGTTTGCTGAAGATAAATATTGGGAGCAGCAAATATTGGCCTTTAAGGAACAGTTGGCTGCTCTCGATGAGCCACCACTGAGTTTAATTCCGCAATACTAGCTTGGCGTTTTATCGATGAAAGCGTGAGAGAAATTCTGTGATAACTCTCATTTTGTAACAGAAAAATGAACTTATGCGCTTGAGGTCGACTCGAAAGGGCATTATGTTATCTTAAAAATTATTAAAGGTGCGTGAAGCATCACCAAGGAATTTACATGAAAAAAGCATTACTGGTCGCATTAGCATTTATCGTTGCGCCTATGGCAGCAATGGCTGCAGATTATAAAGAGGGTGTTCACTACACGGTGGTTAATCA
Encoded proteins:
- a CDS encoding serine/threonine protein kinase, translating into MNREEPSKIITTAVDEDSAFHYQALTPDLILTAIETLGIYPETGLLALNSYENRVYQFRCDRGQRYVVKFYRPERWTDQQIQEEHDFSAALTEQEVPIATPVIIDGRSLHEFQGFRFALFPSIGGRAFEVDNLDQLESVGRFIGRIHQFSKQADFVSRDTLSPQLLGDESLKWLKESGHIPSGLALPYFTVVEQILEKASAMWQPKHYKNIRLHGDLHPSNILWTPQGPGFVDLDDAKMGPAVQDIWMMLAGDRPQQILQLEVLLEAYEEFCEFDTRELQLIEPLRAMRMLHYNAWLSRRWADPAFPMNFPWFAEDKYWEQQILAFKEQLAALDEPPLSLIPQY